In the genome of Parvularculales bacterium, one region contains:
- a CDS encoding TRAP transporter large permease, with amino-acid sequence MESVVLLLILVLMIMLGAPVGFIMILIPTVYILFTGAAPMILIPSQMFSAIDSVPLTAIPFFMLTGELMTSATITDRLVELSKRIIGRMRGSMAQANVLVSMFFAGMNGSVVADTATVGSLLVPAMKKSGYPPAFAAAITAVSSTIGGIIPPSIMMIVLANAGGISVGALFAGGIIPGIMIGILLMIINYFIARRNNFERSEEPFSLKAIAIVGYKSSFALLIPIVLVGSVVFGIAGVVEAGALTATIALCVGLFIYRTITWNNCKNAFVRAFRNSAMVFIIIAASGPFSWLLTSLGAITQLEQWLLSYTYNPLLFALVLVLFICLLGMVMDSAANIIVAGPVLVDVMVQAGYQDVQAALVVVVGFLIGSVTPPVGVAFFTAGAIAEVRLEKVAIAMLPYLVALFGLLFVLIIAPDITMFLPRVFGFSS; translated from the coding sequence ATGGAAAGCGTTGTTCTTCTGTTAATTCTTGTACTGATGATCATGCTCGGTGCGCCAGTCGGTTTCATTATGATTTTGATTCCGACCGTGTACATTCTCTTTACCGGCGCTGCCCCGATGATCCTGATCCCCAGTCAGATGTTCAGCGCCATCGACTCGGTGCCGCTGACAGCAATTCCGTTCTTCATGCTGACCGGCGAGCTGATGACCAGCGCCACGATCACCGACAGGCTGGTTGAACTGAGCAAGCGCATCATTGGCCGGATGCGGGGAAGCATGGCACAGGCGAATGTGCTGGTCAGCATGTTCTTTGCCGGCATGAACGGCTCGGTTGTCGCAGATACCGCCACTGTCGGCTCCCTGCTTGTGCCGGCGATGAAAAAGTCGGGTTATCCGCCGGCCTTTGCCGCGGCGATCACCGCGGTCAGCTCCACCATCGGCGGAATCATCCCCCCTTCAATCATGATGATCGTTCTGGCGAACGCCGGCGGCATATCCGTGGGCGCGCTTTTCGCGGGCGGAATCATACCGGGCATCATGATCGGCATATTGCTGATGATCATCAACTACTTCATCGCCCGCCGTAACAACTTTGAACGCAGCGAGGAGCCCTTCAGCCTGAAGGCAATCGCCATCGTCGGTTATAAATCCTCCTTTGCCCTCCTCATCCCCATCGTGCTCGTTGGCTCGGTCGTTTTCGGCATCGCCGGCGTGGTTGAGGCGGGAGCCCTCACCGCGACAATTGCCCTTTGTGTGGGACTTTTCATTTATCGCACGATCACATGGAACAATTGCAAAAACGCTTTTGTCCGGGCCTTCAGGAACTCAGCGATGGTCTTTATCATCATCGCCGCATCGGGGCCGTTCAGCTGGCTGCTGACATCCCTCGGCGCGATCACGCAACTGGAACAGTGGCTGCTCAGCTATACCTACAACCCACTCCTTTTCGCACTCGTGCTGGTTCTGTTCATCTGTCTGCTCGGCATGGTTATGGATTCGGCGGCGAATATCATCGTTGCAGGTCCTGTGCTGGTTGATGTCATGGTGCAGGCGGGGTATCAAGACGTCCAGGCAGCTCTTGTTGTCGTGGTGGGCTTTCTGATTGGGTCCGTGACACCCCCGGTCGGCGTGGCGTTCTTCACCGCAGGGGCCATAGCGGAAGTGCGTCTGGAAAAAGTGGCAATTGCGATGCTGCCCTATCTTGTTGCGTTATTCGGGCTTTTATTCGTGCTGATCATCGCACCGGACATCACGATGTTTCTCCCGCGCGTCTTCGGGTTTTCAAGCTGA
- a CDS encoding TRAP transporter small permease subunit, protein MLNAIVFIDRMVKKILTAFCAILLLLMVVFTVYTVVMRYVFENPPVWGDLLTVLSNIWLVFFALALTVRDKNHIALDLVYSWLPLKAAFAIKQFWTIVIFALSFVMIIYGMEAVSTMGGKYWEMWHFAWEDGGIVFKPNYMPKKYAIAIVPISGVLISVAAIASVTHDILRFKSGAYQLTGDLDKSGATDQS, encoded by the coding sequence ATGCTGAACGCTATCGTTTTTATTGACCGTATGGTGAAAAAAATCCTGACAGCCTTCTGCGCCATCCTTTTGCTGTTGATGGTCGTCTTCACGGTCTACACCGTCGTGATGCGATATGTCTTCGAGAATCCACCCGTATGGGGTGATCTTCTGACCGTGCTCAGCAACATCTGGCTGGTCTTCTTCGCACTGGCATTGACGGTGCGCGACAAGAATCATATCGCGCTGGATCTTGTCTATTCATGGCTGCCCCTTAAGGCGGCATTCGCGATTAAACAGTTCTGGACAATTGTCATCTTTGCCCTCAGCTTCGTGATGATCATCTACGGCATGGAAGCGGTATCCACCATGGGCGGAAAATACTGGGAGATGTGGCACTTCGCATGGGAGGACGGGGGGATCGTCTTTAAGCCGAACTACATGCCCAAGAAATATGCCATCGCCATTGTGCCGATCTCAGGAGTTCTCATCAGCGTTGCGGCGATTGCATCAGTCACTCACGACATCCTGCGGTTTAAATCCGGCGCATATCAGCTCACAGGAGACCTGGACAAATCAGGTGCCACCGATCAATCCTGA